A single window of Nocardia higoensis DNA harbors:
- a CDS encoding TetR/AcrR family transcriptional regulator, translating into MTARQPLSEGRIIAAAVRVADAGGYAAISMRNVGKELGVEAMSLYHHVANKDALLDALADWVFAQIELPEAEMGWREGLRSRSASAREVLVTHPWALTLIDSRTNPGPALLRHHDAVIGCMRRGGFSIDLAAQAFSVIDAYVYGFALTERNLPFDPGSSDQALDLAADMMPALTDYPHLTELVQHLTGAGTYSFSDQFDAGLDIILDELERRLADS; encoded by the coding sequence ATGACGGCTCGGCAGCCGCTCAGCGAGGGGCGCATCATCGCAGCCGCGGTCCGTGTCGCAGACGCGGGCGGGTATGCGGCGATCAGTATGCGCAATGTCGGCAAAGAGCTCGGTGTCGAGGCGATGTCGCTCTACCACCACGTCGCGAACAAGGATGCGTTGCTCGACGCGCTGGCGGACTGGGTGTTCGCGCAGATCGAGCTGCCGGAGGCTGAGATGGGGTGGCGCGAGGGGCTGCGGTCGCGGTCGGCATCGGCCCGGGAGGTGCTGGTAACGCATCCGTGGGCGCTGACTCTCATCGATTCACGGACGAATCCCGGCCCCGCGCTGCTCAGGCACCATGATGCGGTCATCGGATGCATGCGCCGCGGCGGGTTCTCGATCGATCTCGCGGCCCAGGCGTTCTCCGTGATCGACGCCTATGTGTACGGTTTCGCGCTGACCGAGCGCAATCTCCCGTTCGACCCGGGTAGCAGCGATCAGGCCCTCGACCTCGCCGCCGACATGATGCCGGCCCTGACCGACTACCCGCACCTGACCGAGCTCGTGCAGCACCTCACCGGGGCGGGGACGTATTCCTTCTCCGACCAGTTCGATGCAGGGCTGGACATCATCTTGGACGAACTGGAGCGGCGACTCGCCGATTCATAG
- a CDS encoding alpha/beta fold hydrolase, translated as MIVAGGGLWGCSWRDVIPALAAAEHTAYAVDLPSQGFTELHRGDFAYDLPAMAEALTTFLDAEKAPATPLFTTPAPG; from the coding sequence GTGATCGTCGCCGGCGGCGGGCTGTGGGGATGCTCCTGGCGAGACGTGATTCCGGCGTTGGCCGCCGCCGAACACACTGCCTATGCCGTCGATCTGCCCAGTCAGGGATTCACCGAACTGCACCGCGGCGACTTCGCCTACGACCTGCCCGCGATGGCGGAGGCGCTCACCACCTTCCTCGACGCCGAAAAGGCACCGGCCACACCACTGTTCACCACACCGGCCCCTGGGTGA